In a single window of the Bdellovibrionota bacterium genome:
- the glpK gene encoding glycerol kinase GlpK: MAYILSIDQGTTGTTVSLVNSLGEIAFSANQDFEQIYPQPGWVEHKPSDIWGTVESCTKEVLVKSRIPTSEIKGIGITNQRETVIVWDRKTSQPVYNAIVWQCRRTTEFCKKLIKYKTKIKSKTGLVIDPYFSASKIRWIIDNNNSLKPKIKKKELAAGTIDTFLIWNLSGGKAHVTDASNASRTQLMNIRQGKWDKDLLKIFGVDASLLPDIRESSGILAHTKGLGFLPDGIPVSGVAGDQQAALFGQVCFGIGEAKCTFGTGSFMLMNTGNKMVLSKSGLLTTVAWKLGKNLTYALEGSVFVCGASVQWLRDNLKFIEKSSEVEELAKQVDDTGGVEFVPALTGLGAPYWDPEARGLICGLTRGTTRAHIARATLEAMALQNSDVLIAMQKDLKKKLKKLKVDGGAAENNLLMQIQSDYLNVETIRPSNVETTSLGAAYLAGLGVGLWKDMEEIQQIWKEDKKFTPKIKDKDRKERFKKWHRAISRTIERT; the protein is encoded by the coding sequence ATGGCATACATTCTATCCATCGATCAAGGCACAACCGGAACAACGGTGAGTCTAGTGAACTCATTGGGTGAAATCGCGTTCTCTGCCAATCAAGATTTTGAACAGATTTACCCACAACCTGGCTGGGTAGAGCATAAACCTTCTGACATTTGGGGCACCGTGGAATCTTGCACCAAAGAAGTTCTAGTAAAGTCTAGGATTCCGACCAGTGAAATCAAGGGCATTGGGATCACAAACCAGCGCGAAACTGTGATCGTATGGGATAGAAAAACTTCTCAACCTGTATACAACGCCATTGTTTGGCAGTGTCGCAGGACTACAGAGTTTTGCAAAAAGCTAATAAAGTATAAAACTAAAATTAAATCCAAGACAGGTTTAGTAATAGATCCTTATTTTTCTGCATCTAAGATCAGATGGATCATCGACAATAACAATTCACTAAAACCAAAAATCAAAAAGAAAGAATTGGCAGCAGGAACTATCGATACATTTTTAATTTGGAATTTGTCCGGCGGTAAAGCCCATGTAACAGATGCAAGTAATGCATCTCGAACTCAGCTTATGAATATCAGGCAAGGAAAATGGGATAAAGATCTTTTGAAAATATTTGGCGTGGATGCAAGTCTTCTTCCAGATATCAGAGAATCCAGTGGAATTTTGGCTCATACCAAGGGCCTAGGATTCTTGCCCGATGGAATTCCCGTTTCGGGCGTGGCCGGAGACCAACAGGCTGCACTTTTTGGGCAAGTTTGTTTTGGTATCGGTGAAGCGAAATGTACTTTTGGTACAGGGAGCTTTATGCTTATGAACACGGGAAATAAAATGGTGCTTTCAAAATCAGGCCTATTGACCACGGTGGCTTGGAAGCTCGGAAAAAATTTAACCTATGCGCTTGAAGGTTCCGTATTTGTTTGCGGAGCAAGTGTTCAATGGCTGAGAGATAACTTGAAGTTCATAGAGAAAAGTTCGGAAGTGGAAGAGCTTGCAAAACAAGTGGACGATACGGGAGGCGTAGAATTTGTTCCCGCACTGACGGGTCTTGGTGCTCCTTACTGGGATCCAGAAGCTCGGGGGTTAATTTGCGGCCTTACGCGAGGGACGACAAGAGCACACATTGCCAGGGCCACGCTAGAGGCCATGGCGCTGCAGAATTCGGATGTGTTGATTGCCATGCAAAAAGATCTTAAGAAAAAATTAAAAAAATTAAAAGTAGATGGTGGAGCTGCGGAAAATAATCTTTTGATGCAAATTCAATCAGATTATTTGAATGTAGAAACTATCAGACCTTCCAATGTCGAAACCACATCCTTGGGTGCGGCTTATCTCGCAGGGCTTGGTGTGGGTCTATGGAAAGATATGGAAGAAATCCAACAGATCTGGAAAGAAGACAAAAAATTTACACCAAAAATAAAAGACAAAGACAGAAAAGAAAGATTTAAAAAGTGGCACCGGGCTATTAGCAGGACCATTGAAAGAACTTAG
- a CDS encoding lysophospholipid acyltransferase family protein: protein MSNLFKKSKEKLLELKDLPKETLLYRVMPKFLMELIRKYLRLEIEGLEHIPKKGRALLIPNHSGYSGFDALLLGHEISHRAKRIPRVLTHRLWFITEKTSIPAHKLGFFEATTKNGLDLLGRNNLVVLFPEGEKGNFKATKHRYRLQEFRRGFVRMALQTQSPIIPVLIIGAEETHINLKQLKFTKYLIGSALPLPLNIIPLPAKWKIKFLEPIHLPFKPEAANDTDLVHEIASDIQDRMQEELNKELAKRDYVFVDKIY from the coding sequence ATGAGTAACTTGTTTAAAAAATCAAAAGAAAAGCTTCTGGAACTAAAAGATCTTCCGAAGGAGACTCTTCTATACCGAGTCATGCCAAAATTTTTGATGGAGTTGATTAGAAAATATCTCCGCTTAGAGATTGAAGGTTTAGAGCACATCCCTAAAAAAGGAAGAGCACTACTTATCCCCAACCATTCCGGATACTCAGGTTTTGATGCACTACTTTTGGGACATGAGATCTCTCACCGTGCTAAGCGTATTCCCAGAGTTCTCACCCATCGCCTGTGGTTCATCACCGAAAAAACCTCGATTCCTGCACACAAACTAGGTTTTTTTGAAGCAACTACAAAAAATGGTTTAGACCTCTTGGGCCGGAACAACCTGGTAGTTCTATTTCCAGAAGGTGAAAAAGGAAATTTTAAGGCGACAAAACATCGTTATCGTCTTCAAGAGTTTAGAAGAGGATTTGTGAGAATGGCTTTACAAACTCAGAGTCCCATTATTCCAGTGCTGATCATTGGCGCCGAAGAAACCCATATCAATCTCAAGCAATTGAAGTTCACAAAATATTTGATCGGCAGCGCCCTGCCATTGCCTTTAAATATTATTCCGCTTCCCGCCAAGTGGAAAATTAAATTCTTAGAGCCTATTCATCTCCCGTTTAAACCAGAAGCTGCCAATGACACAGACCTAGTTCACGAGATTGCGAGCGATATTCAAGATCGTATGCAAGAAGAACTCAATAAAGAGTTAGCCAAAAGAGATTACGTTTTTGTCGATAAGATTTATTAA
- a CDS encoding glycosyltransferase family 2 protein yields the protein MQKSISVVIPNYNGTALLKDNLPSVYQALKKLGSTDYEVIVADDASKDDSVDFLEKNYPEIVIVKNAKNLGFSGNINSGLKVATKDLVLALNSDVKLTEDYFIHQMKYFNDAEVFGVMTTIVDPRSQQVVDSAKYAKQSFFGVIKSTLNAQSGDKNLPSFFLSGANALIDRKKLEKIDYFNELFSPFYGEDVDLGMRAWRMGWTCIYEPKSICYHEASSTIQSSHKKNTIRNISRRNKFTFHDLHLDSCKRFLFFSKVALDLFVRWLVFDFNYYKSFSEYLQKKGRINNYKKMFGDLNPKYKTQDALQRIESEFKKSKITFLN from the coding sequence ATGCAAAAATCTATCTCTGTGGTCATACCCAATTATAACGGAACGGCTTTGTTAAAAGATAATTTACCAAGCGTTTATCAAGCTTTGAAGAAGCTAGGTTCAACAGATTACGAAGTCATCGTGGCCGATGATGCATCTAAGGATGATTCCGTAGATTTTCTCGAAAAGAATTATCCTGAAATTGTTATAGTGAAAAATGCAAAGAACTTGGGCTTTTCTGGAAACATCAACTCCGGTCTTAAAGTGGCAACCAAAGATTTAGTCTTGGCTCTCAATAGTGATGTTAAGTTGACGGAAGATTATTTCATTCATCAGATGAAATATTTTAATGATGCAGAAGTTTTTGGAGTGATGACCACCATCGTGGATCCGCGCTCACAACAGGTCGTCGATTCAGCAAAGTATGCTAAGCAATCATTTTTTGGAGTAATTAAGTCCACTTTGAATGCTCAAAGTGGCGATAAAAATCTTCCAAGCTTTTTTCTCTCTGGAGCGAATGCGCTGATTGATAGAAAAAAATTAGAAAAAATTGATTACTTCAATGAGCTCTTTTCTCCTTTTTATGGAGAAGATGTGGATTTAGGAATGCGAGCTTGGAGAATGGGCTGGACTTGTATTTATGAGCCCAAGTCCATTTGCTATCATGAAGCTTCATCGACCATTCAATCTTCTCATAAGAAAAATACCATCAGGAATATTTCTCGCAGAAATAAATTCACTTTTCATGATCTCCACCTGGATTCATGCAAAAGATTTCTATTTTTCTCAAAAGTAGCATTGGATCTTTTTGTTCGTTGGCTTGTGTTTGATTTTAATTACTATAAATCTTTTAGCGAATACCTTCAGAAAAAAGGTCGCATCAATAATTATAAAAAAATGTTTGGCGATTTAAATCCTAAATATAAAACACAAGATGCTTTGCAGAGAATAGAATCTGAATTCAAAAAGTCTAAAATAACATTTTTGAATTAA
- the rfbA gene encoding glucose-1-phosphate thymidylyltransferase RfbA, which translates to MKGIILAGGSGTRLYPATLAISKQLLPVYDKPTIYYPLSTLMLAGIKDILIISTPRDIPLIQSLLQDGSQFGISISYEVQAKPEGIAQAFIIAEKFINNSPSCLILGDNIFYGHDMPIQVEKAYQVTDGAIVFGYQVSDPERYGVVDFDKSGKVLSIEEKPQNPKSNWAVTGLYFYDKTVCQRARNLKPSKRGELEITDLNRGYLDDQKLKVELFGRGIAWLDTGTCESLLSSSQFVQTIEERQGLKIACLEEIALLRGFINKEQFVKIAEGYPSSKYGLYLKQYAKRMF; encoded by the coding sequence ATGAAAGGCATTATTTTGGCAGGTGGTAGTGGGACGCGTTTGTATCCAGCCACGCTTGCTATTTCAAAGCAACTTTTGCCCGTGTACGATAAGCCTACAATTTATTATCCACTTTCAACTCTCATGCTCGCCGGCATTAAAGATATTTTGATCATTAGCACTCCAAGAGATATTCCTCTCATTCAAAGTTTATTACAAGATGGTAGCCAATTTGGAATTTCGATCAGCTATGAAGTTCAAGCAAAGCCCGAAGGTATCGCGCAGGCTTTTATTATTGCGGAAAAATTCATTAACAATTCACCATCATGCTTAATTCTTGGGGATAATATCTTCTACGGACACGATATGCCGATTCAAGTTGAGAAGGCTTATCAGGTGACCGATGGGGCTATTGTTTTTGGTTATCAAGTGAGTGATCCAGAAAGATACGGCGTTGTGGATTTTGATAAATCAGGAAAAGTTTTGAGCATCGAAGAAAAACCTCAAAATCCAAAATCCAACTGGGCGGTCACGGGATTGTATTTCTATGATAAGACAGTTTGCCAAAGAGCGAGAAATTTAAAACCTTCAAAAAGAGGAGAGCTTGAAATCACAGATTTAAACCGTGGTTACTTAGATGATCAAAAACTAAAAGTAGAACTTTTTGGTCGTGGGATTGCTTGGTTGGACACAGGAACTTGTGAATCTCTTTTGAGTTCTTCGCAGTTTGTTCAAACGATTGAAGAAAGGCAGGGTCTAAAAATCGCATGTCTTGAAGAAATCGCATTGCTCAGAGGTTTTATCAATAAAGAACAATTTGTGAAGATTGCTGAGGGCTATCCATCATCTAAGTATGGCCTTTACTTAAAGCAGTATGCGAAAAGAATGTTTTAA